One window of Thermococcus celericrescens genomic DNA carries:
- a CDS encoding ATP-binding protein produces the protein MLELQNPWWFGEPDRDWELFEKLTYRIRPKWLDELSLSPFSLNFVVGPRRVGKTLGIKLLIKELLKKVETPYAVFYFSCDVLEDHRELLEVLNDYLRLKRRKGVNEAFIFLDEVSLVDDWWRALKFLIDRGELRNDVVTVTGSISLTVGRHFETFGGRMGNGKTIEVMPLSFHDYYSLFYNEFFPSKGAEVFENYLETGGYLAYLNGTLKVEELVGFLKADLKALDRSSDLARDIVGAVLDKAPSPTSFNAIAKAVGVSPHTARDYVELFEAFHILLQVLYLGGDGKVYPRKERKLILRDPLIVRAIELWTRRKIDRAVLYEWLVQEHLYRKFGEVFYYRNSYEIDAIAGNLRVEVKSGKKRGRYPRNVEVLEGSKVPEFLYNLT, from the coding sequence ATGCTTGAGTTACAAAATCCGTGGTGGTTCGGCGAGCCCGACAGGGACTGGGAGCTCTTTGAAAAACTCACCTATAGGATTAGGCCGAAATGGCTTGATGAACTCTCGCTGAGCCCATTTTCGCTCAACTTCGTCGTTGGTCCGAGAAGAGTCGGGAAAACCCTTGGAATAAAGCTCCTCATCAAAGAGCTCCTCAAAAAAGTCGAGACTCCTTACGCAGTCTTTTACTTCAGCTGTGACGTGCTTGAGGACCACAGAGAGCTTTTGGAGGTTCTGAACGACTATCTAAGGCTAAAGAGACGAAAGGGTGTTAATGAGGCCTTCATATTCCTCGACGAGGTCAGCCTCGTGGACGACTGGTGGCGTGCCCTGAAGTTCCTCATAGACCGGGGCGAGTTGAGGAACGACGTCGTTACCGTGACGGGCTCAATTTCCCTGACTGTAGGCCGACACTTTGAGACGTTCGGCGGTAGGATGGGAAACGGAAAAACGATTGAGGTCATGCCACTGAGTTTTCACGACTATTACAGCCTTTTCTACAACGAGTTCTTTCCGTCAAAGGGAGCAGAAGTCTTTGAGAACTACCTTGAGACAGGGGGATACCTCGCTTACCTGAACGGCACCCTGAAGGTTGAGGAACTCGTGGGCTTTCTGAAGGCAGACTTGAAGGCCCTCGACCGCTCCAGTGATCTTGCAAGGGACATCGTGGGTGCGGTGCTCGATAAGGCCCCATCGCCCACCTCATTCAACGCGATAGCAAAGGCCGTTGGCGTTTCGCCCCACACCGCAAGGGATTACGTTGAGCTTTTTGAAGCCTTTCACATCCTCCTGCAGGTTCTCTACCTCGGCGGTGACGGAAAGGTCTACCCGAGGAAGGAGCGGAAGCTAATCCTCCGCGATCCCCTCATCGTAAGGGCCATAGAGCTGTGGACAAGGAGAAAAATCGACAGGGCGGTGCTCTACGAGTGGCTCGTTCAGGAGCACCTGTACAGAAAGTTCGGAGAGGTGTTTTACTACCGCAACTCCTACGAGATTGATGCAATAGCCGGAAACCTGAGGGTCGAGGTCAAGTCCGGAAAGAAAAGGGGGCGCTATCCGAGGAACGTTGAGGTTTTAGAGGGCTCGAAGGTTCCGGAGTTCCTATACAACCTCACCTAG
- a CDS encoding deoxyhypusine synthase — protein sequence MTEPKDIVLKESQEVEGLPIEGPWPDEVGNLEEVLDYYERIGFQATHLGRAIEIWRKVEEKRASGEEVRVFLGYTSNIISSGLRELVAWLVKEGKVDVIVTTAGGIEEDFIKALKPFILGDWHVNDALMREKGINRIGNIFVPNDRYIEFEKYMIPFFERVLEMEKERGKPLTASEFIYEMGRYMDEKLGKEKERSVIYWAYKRNIPIFCPAITDGSIGDMLYFFKEERGDRELVIDIANDIVKLNNLAVTAKETASIILGGSLPKHAIINANLFRGGTDYAIYVTTAIPWDGSLSGAPPSEGVSWGKIRAKADYVEIWADATLVFPLLVWKVMKG from the coding sequence ATGACCGAGCCGAAGGATATAGTGCTTAAGGAGAGCCAGGAGGTCGAGGGCCTTCCAATCGAGGGGCCGTGGCCCGACGAAGTCGGGAACCTTGAGGAAGTCCTCGACTACTACGAGCGCATAGGCTTCCAGGCGACGCACCTCGGAAGGGCGATAGAGATCTGGCGGAAGGTAGAGGAGAAGCGTGCCAGCGGCGAGGAGGTTAGAGTTTTCCTCGGCTACACCTCCAACATAATCTCCTCCGGCCTGCGCGAGCTGGTTGCGTGGCTCGTCAAGGAAGGTAAAGTAGACGTCATCGTCACGACCGCCGGCGGAATCGAGGAGGACTTCATAAAGGCCCTGAAGCCATTCATCCTCGGTGACTGGCACGTGAACGACGCCCTGATGCGCGAGAAGGGCATAAACAGGATAGGCAACATCTTCGTGCCCAACGACCGCTACATCGAGTTCGAGAAGTACATGATTCCCTTCTTCGAGCGCGTTCTTGAGATGGAAAAGGAGCGCGGAAAGCCCTTAACCGCGAGCGAGTTCATCTACGAGATGGGCCGCTACATGGACGAGAAGCTCGGGAAGGAGAAGGAGCGCTCGGTTATTTACTGGGCCTACAAGAGGAACATCCCGATTTTCTGTCCGGCCATTACCGACGGCTCAATCGGCGACATGCTCTATTTCTTCAAGGAGGAGCGCGGGGACAGGGAGCTGGTCATAGACATAGCCAACGACATAGTCAAGCTCAACAACCTCGCCGTTACCGCCAAGGAGACGGCCTCAATAATCCTCGGAGGCTCGTTGCCAAAGCACGCGATAATCAACGCCAACCTCTTCAGGGGCGGAACGGACTACGCGATTTACGTGACGACAGCGATTCCCTGGGACGGCTCGCTGAGCGGTGCACCGCCGAGCGAAGGTGTCAGTTGGGGCAAGATAAGGGCTAAGGCTGATTACGTCGAAATCTGGGCAGATGCGACGCTCGTCTTCCCGCTGCTGGTGTGGAAGGTGATGAAAGGATAG
- a CDS encoding SDR family oxidoreductase — protein MPVKINLDGLGVIVTASSRGIGFNVARELLKRNARVVISSRSEENLKKALNELSSYGEVYSVRVNLFDQRDLENLVKEGWELLGGIDALVWNAGNVRCEPCLLHEATYIDWIEASALHTVAPGYLTTLLAQAWLEKKRRGVLVYLNSVSIKEPMPPLALADVTRAGLVQLARSVSRTYGKRGIRAYSVLLGSFDTPGARENLKAVAEAKGEPFEETWEREVLGRTPLHRTGRWEELGSLIAFLLSDEAEYMLGSTVIIDGAMTRGIDI, from the coding sequence ATGCCGGTGAAGATAAATCTGGACGGCCTAGGGGTCATCGTCACGGCATCATCGCGCGGTATAGGCTTCAACGTTGCAAGGGAACTGCTGAAGAGGAACGCGAGGGTTGTTATAAGCTCCAGGAGCGAGGAGAACCTGAAGAAGGCCCTGAATGAGCTTTCGAGCTACGGTGAGGTTTATTCCGTTAGGGTCAACCTCTTCGACCAGCGCGATCTGGAGAACCTCGTCAAGGAGGGATGGGAGCTCCTCGGTGGAATCGACGCCCTCGTCTGGAACGCCGGCAACGTCCGCTGTGAACCCTGCCTCCTCCACGAGGCGACCTATATAGATTGGATCGAGGCTTCTGCCCTTCACACGGTCGCTCCCGGTTACCTAACGACCCTCCTTGCTCAGGCGTGGCTTGAGAAGAAACGCCGGGGTGTTCTCGTTTACCTCAACTCGGTCTCGATAAAGGAGCCGATGCCACCGCTGGCTCTGGCAGATGTAACGCGGGCAGGTCTGGTTCAGCTCGCCAGGAGCGTTTCGAGAACATACGGAAAGCGCGGGATAAGGGCCTACAGCGTTCTGCTCGGAAGCTTCGATACACCCGGTGCACGGGAGAACCTCAAAGCCGTCGCCGAGGCGAAGGGAGAACCCTTTGAGGAGACCTGGGAGAGGGAAGTGCTCGGCAGAACGCCCCTCCACAGGACTGGGAGGTGGGAAGAACTCGGCTCGCTCATCGCGTTCCTCCTGAGCGATGAGGCGGAGTACATGCTCGGCTCCACCGTCATCATAGACGGCGCGATGACGAGGGGGATAGACATTTAA
- a CDS encoding isochorismatase family protein yields MKEDYFTEEFIAEMRERYFRPRKWEKVRPFRNAAVLAIDLQAYFLRPESRAFLPSAPRFVPRLVEFYREAERLGVPIIFTRHFHRDDIMTRWWGGNMPRDDPLNGLLDEFRSFAETVIEKRTYDAFHGTELEGILRKLHVETVVITGVMTHLCCETTAREAFVRGFNVVFPVDGTLTQNRFFHEATLRNLSHGFAVTSLLGEVLEWLSSG; encoded by the coding sequence ATGAAGGAGGACTACTTCACCGAGGAATTCATAGCCGAGATGAGGGAGAGGTATTTCAGGCCTAGGAAGTGGGAGAAGGTTAGGCCGTTCCGGAATGCGGCCGTTCTCGCGATAGACCTTCAGGCGTACTTCCTCAGGCCGGAGAGCAGGGCGTTCCTGCCTTCCGCGCCGCGCTTCGTTCCCAGGCTTGTGGAGTTTTACAGAGAGGCGGAGAGGCTCGGCGTTCCGATAATTTTCACCCGCCATTTCCATCGGGACGACATAATGACCCGCTGGTGGGGCGGCAATATGCCAAGAGACGACCCGCTGAATGGGCTCCTCGACGAGTTTCGGTCCTTTGCAGAGACGGTAATCGAGAAGAGAACCTACGACGCCTTCCACGGAACTGAACTTGAAGGCATTCTGAGAAAACTCCACGTAGAAACCGTAGTCATCACCGGCGTCATGACGCACCTCTGCTGTGAGACCACCGCCAGAGAGGCCTTCGTGCGGGGCTTCAACGTGGTCTTTCCGGTCGATGGGACACTGACTCAAAACAGGTTTTTCCACGAAGCTACGCTTAGAAACCTCTCTCACGGCTTCGCGGTTACGTCGCTCTTAGGGGAGGTGCTGGAATGGCTCTCGTCGGGATAA